The DNA sequence ACGCCGACGCCGCCGGATGCTCCGGAGACCAGCGCGGTTTCGCCCGACTGCAGTCGGCCGCGTTCGATCATGCCGAGGGCAGTGCCGTAAGAAATGGGGAGGGCGGCGAGCTGATCGTCGCTGAGCTTCGACTCCGTCACGTCGTGGATGCGGTTGGCTGGCGCGATCACGTACTCGGCGTACCCGCCATCACGTTCGCTGCCCATGAGCCCCGTGATGTTGGCATCCGGCTCGTCGGCATCGTAGACGGCGGGGTCGATCACGACGCGCGAGCCGATGACGCTCTCGTCGACGCCGTCGCCGACTGACGCAACATAGCCAGCAACGTCAGCGCCCTGGATGAGCGGAAAGTCGAGCGGCCCACGCCATCCGGCGCGAGGGCCGGGCTTGCCGTATTCGCCTTCGCGAGTCCACAGGTCGGTGTTGTTCAGAGCGGCGGCGCTCACCTTCACGAGAACTTCGCCGGCTCCGGGCGTCGGTGTCGCTACCTCGGTCAGCTTCAGAACCTCGGGGCCGCCGTGCTGAGTAAGCTGTACGGCGCGCATGGTGGTGGGAACGTCCATGGAAGTCTCCTCGTAGGTATACTGATCGGTGAATTTGTACCACAGTACACCGATCGGTAAAGGAGTGTCGAATGTCGCAGACAAAACCGATGACGGCCGCCGGGCACCGCATCTTGGACGCCGCCGAAGACCTGTTTTATAGTCGCGGCATCACTGCGGTCGGTGTCGATCTCATCGCCGAACACTCGGGCGTGACCAAGCGCACCCTCTACAACCAGTTCGGCTCAAAAGACCAGCTCGTTGTCGCGTACCTCGAGGAGCGCGAACAGCGCTGGCAGTTGCTGGTTCGCGAAACTATCGCCGCTGCGACCGCACCGGTCGAGGCAGTGCTCGCCCCACTCGAAGCCCTGCGCACCTGGAACCAGAGCAACCCTCGCGGCTGCGCCTTCATCAACGCTCTCGCCGAACTGCCCGACCCCGCGCATCCCGCGCACCTCATCGCCACGCAGCAGAAGCAGTGGCTGCTCGACGTGTTTACCGAGCTAGCGACGGCCGCTGGATGCACGGCTCCCGCCGCGCTTGCCACCCAACTCTTGGTGCTGCACGAGGGCGCCCTCGTCACCCAGCAACTTCCGCTCGACACCCTCTCGGTGAGCCTCGAGTTGGCACGCACGCTCGTGCGGGACGCAGCGACATCGACTGAGTCCTAGTCGGCGTCGACCTGCCCTAGCCAGCGTTGGCTGGCGCGAGTTTTGGCGTCGCGCGGGCTGAACGTGGACGGCGAGCCATCGTCACGGCAAGCACGATGGCCACGACTGGTGAAATGAACGTCGCCATGATGATTCCCAGGATGCCGACTGTCGCGGCGATTGCCGCAGCGATTCCTGCAACGAGTAGCGCTCGCAACCACCATCGCGCTGGCAGCAGGGGTGTGACAAGAAGCCCACCGGCAAGCCCTGTCGCAATTCCGGCGAGTACTAACAGCATCCAACCGTTGGGGTCACCATCGCGGAGCGAATAGCTGAGCGCAACCATCACGAGCGCGGCGGTCAAGGCGGCTGCTGCCGCGGCAACCGGTGGGCCGACGCGAGCGAAGAGCGCGACCGCGCTCGCGGCAACCGTGATTGTTGCTGCCAGCGAGCCAGCGAGGATCCCGATGCGCATGGTGTCTGTCGCGTCGAGGGTGGCGATGCCCCACAGGCTGCCGGTGAGCGCGAAGGCGACGCAGCCGAGCCCGATGATCGCGGATGCCGCAGCCGCGACCGAAAGCTGCCGGCGGTTGCGTGGCGAGAGAGGTCTGCGCATCTCCGGGCGGCTCGGGTGCCTTCGCGGGGCGCGAGGAGTCGACGGGATGAGACGGCCTGCTACGAGGAGCGCCGCGGCGGAAATCAGAATTGAGCCCGCGGGTAGCAAGCACATGATGCCCACAGCGAGAGCGCCGATGGCTCCGAGCGCTACGCCCAGCGCCCACCGAACGGAATGCAGTGACAAGTGACGGAAGGCTGCCAACGTGAGGGGCAGGAGCGCGAGGATTCCGAAGAGCCACGCGAGGCATGCGAACAGTAAGGTGGCGCTGCCGAACCATGACATGCCTGTGCCGGCATCCGCTTCGTCGAAACCCACGCTCCAGGATGCGGCCATGAGCGCGCCGAAGGTCCAGGCGGGAACGGCGGCGGTTGCCGCACAC is a window from the Salinibacterium sp. NK8237 genome containing:
- a CDS encoding zinc-binding dehydrogenase, whose translation is MDVPTTMRAVQLTQHGGPEVLKLTEVATPTPGAGEVLVKVSAAALNNTDLWTREGEYGKPGPRAGWRGPLDFPLIQGADVAGYVASVGDGVDESVIGSRVVIDPAVYDADEPDANITGLMGSERDGGYAEYVIAPANRIHDVTESKLSDDQLAALPISYGTALGMIERGRLQSGETALVSGASGGVGVALVQLARARGARVIAISSGSKIQAVLDAGAHVVVDRANNIIEQVRAAAPNGIDVALDVVAGDLVHDGLPLLRKAGRWVVAGALGGHTVSFDVRDLYLHNRQLIGSTMHTPEHFELLMGMARRSDIVPVVAATFPLEQAAQAQEVLARRAHVGKIVLHP
- a CDS encoding TetR/AcrR family transcriptional regulator, translated to MSQTKPMTAAGHRILDAAEDLFYSRGITAVGVDLIAEHSGVTKRTLYNQFGSKDQLVVAYLEEREQRWQLLVRETIAAATAPVEAVLAPLEALRTWNQSNPRGCAFINALAELPDPAHPAHLIATQQKQWLLDVFTELATAAGCTAPAALATQLLVLHEGALVTQQLPLDTLSVSLELARTLVRDAATSTES